CGCTCTCCTGACTCGCGGCGAGGGCGACCGCATCGGCGACGCCGTCGCCGCCGCGCGACTGTTCGCCGACGAGGTCATCGTCGTCGCTACAGGAAACATCGACGGAACGGCTAACAAAGCCGCCGCGACCGGGGCGACGGTTCGGTGGGACGACGGCGACCGGGGGCCCGGCGCGACGTTCCGCTCGCTGTTCCGGACGGCCGTCGAACGCGGCGCCGACGCCCTCGCCGTCGTCGAGGTGGGCGAGCGGTACGACGTCGGCGACCTCCCGCGACTCCTCGAAGACCACAGACGGGCCGACGCCGAGATTACGGTCGGACGCCAGTCCGACGGAGACGCCCGATCCGGCGTCAACCCGCTCGGTTCGACCCGAAAGTGGATAGCGAACCGCCGCACGCTCGCCCGCCTCGGCGCCGTTCGACTCCACCCGCTCGTCGGGCGGTTTCGGAGCGGTCTTCACGTCTACGACCGTCGGGCGTTGGAGACCCTGGCGGCGGACGAGTCCGTCGACGAGGCGTCCGACGTCGGTCTCGCAATCCTCTCTCACGCCGCGAGGCGCGGCTACCGCGTCCGGGAGGTCGACGGACGGGACGTTTCGACCCCGAGCGAGCACCGTTCGACGCCCGGTCCGCGGTCGGAGTGATGGTGGCGGCGTCGCGTCTCGGTTCGCGGGTGTCATCGCTCACGTTCGCCCGCGTCACCGCTGTCGCCCGCGTCCCGCGTCTCAGACGTCGCCGTTGATGGCGTCCGCGACCCGCCGGCGGTCGAACAGTCGCTCGTCCTCGGGGAGTTCGGGATACGGTCCCTCGGCGTACGTCGGCCACTCGCCGAATCGGTCGGGGTATAGCTGTTTGGCCGTCATCTCCAGTTGGAAGAGGTTGAGAATCGGTCCCTGGTAGCGCGCGGCCTGCGCGTACACGCGACCGTTCCGCACCGCCGAGAGCTGACTCGCGACGGGGTCGTCTTCGAGGGTCCGCCGTACTTGCGCCATGTCGGTACCGGGGGCCATCCCGCCGTTGCCGAGGATGACGTCCGGGTCGGCCTCCAACAGCCCCTCGATGTCGATGGCGTCGCCGGAGGAGACGTCGTCGCTGAGCGCCTCCACGGGCTTCAGCGGCCGCGTGTGCGCCGTGAGGGTTCCCGGATTCGTCACCTTGTACACGTATATCTGTTCGAAGTCGTTCGGCATGGCCATCACGACCGACGGCCGCTCGCCCTCGGGGGGGAGGTCCGACTCGATGGTATCCAGAAGACCCGAGTGTACGTCCGCCAGCGCGTCGTACTGTGCCTTCGCGTCGAACACCTGCGCCACCTTCTCGAACATCTCCCAGAGGCCGTAGTACTCGTAGCGGTCGGCCCACTCCTTCGGCGGTTCCTGACGTCTCGCGCTGTAGGCGTTACCGAACCACGGGGCGACGTTCCCGGCTATCTCCTCGATGTCGTCCATCCCCCAGTTGTCCTCGGCGAAGACGCTCGCCGGGTCCGCGAGGTGGACGTCCGAATCGAGTTCGTAGAGTTTCTCCTTGCTCGGCGTCCACGAGGAGTACAGCCCGCTCCAGTCGAGTTCGACGCTGTCGAGCCGCGGCGTGAACTGGTTCCACACGCCGTCGTAGTAATCGGGTGCGTGCATCGCGTTCACGTCGTTCCCGCGGCCGAGCGCGAACGCCATCCCGGCTAAGTGCGTCAGGCGCGTGAAGACGGTCTCGGGGACGGCGTCGAACGCGACTTCGCCCATCGGCGCCATCGTCACCGAGTACGAGTCGCCCACCGCGGTCGATTCGGATTCGCTCTCGCTCGCGTTCGAATCGGTTTCGGTTCCCGGGGCCGTCGTCGCGGTGTCCGTCGCCGACTCCGCTGTCGACCCCGCGTCGCTCCCGCCCGTACATCCTGCCAATAGTGACCCGGCGACGACCGCACCGCCGAGGCGGAGGTACCGCCGCCTCGTCGGGCCGTCTTGACCAGTCCGCTCTTCGTGCATATTATTTAGGCCTGCCTAAATTAGTATAACTACTTCGATGTAGGCGAGCCGAGATACTATCGGCGCAGAGGTCGGTATCGAGCGCGGCCGTCGAAAAGAAAGGGAGAAGGGAGGCCGGAGAGGGAAAGCGCTCTATCGCCGTCGCGACTGACGGCGCGTCAGCCGACCAGAAGGGTCACAGCCGCGAACGTGACGAGGAACCCGAATTCGGGCTTGGTCCCGCCAGTCGCGGTGGCGCCGTCCTCGGTGAGCGTTTCCGTCTACGGC
This genomic stretch from Halogeometricum sp. S1BR25-6 harbors:
- a CDS encoding ABC transporter substrate-binding protein produces the protein MHEERTGQDGPTRRRYLRLGGAVVAGSLLAGCTGGSDAGSTAESATDTATTAPGTETDSNASESESESTAVGDSYSVTMAPMGEVAFDAVPETVFTRLTHLAGMAFALGRGNDVNAMHAPDYYDGVWNQFTPRLDSVELDWSGLYSSWTPSKEKLYELDSDVHLADPASVFAEDNWGMDDIEEIAGNVAPWFGNAYSARRQEPPKEWADRYEYYGLWEMFEKVAQVFDAKAQYDALADVHSGLLDTIESDLPPEGERPSVVMAMPNDFEQIYVYKVTNPGTLTAHTRPLKPVEALSDDVSSGDAIDIEGLLEADPDVILGNGGMAPGTDMAQVRRTLEDDPVASQLSAVRNGRVYAQAARYQGPILNLFQLEMTAKQLYPDRFGEWPTYAEGPYPELPEDERLFDRRRVADAINGDV